The DNA segment GCAGAGGGCCTCCTTCTTCCTTAGTTGGCATTAGATTACTGAATAATAGCCATTCCTGACCTAACGTCTGAAGCTCAAAAGTCACTTCCAGATCTGTGATTTCTCTTCTCCATATCTAAGACGAAAAGTACAAGAAATACAACGTGCCACGAGCTAGCATGGAATAAAAAGCCCAATATGTTTTGATTTAAAACTTGCTTTGGGGACAATGGCCCCCAATGTTATCTGAAGAGAAAATGTTGGCATTGAAGATATTTccctctagtacagtggtaccttggttttagaacagcttagtttatgaacaacttggattaagaacgctgcaaacccagaagtaggtgttttggtttgtgaagtttgacttggaagcagaacatgttccatttcctgttgagtgtgtttcatttgtaaattgagtcccctgctgctatgggaaagcacaccttggtttaagaacgctttggtttaagaaaggatggattaagttcgtaaacgaAGATACCATTGTATTGGAGATGGCATAATCCTAGGAGGACAAAGATCACTGATCCATCTAGGTCTGTATTATccacactgaccagcagtggttcaccaggatttcagacagggggtctcttccagccccacctggaggccttctgcatgcaaagcagatgttctaccactgaactacagtccTTCCTTGGTTCAGTGTTGGTGTCAGCTCTCACATGCAACGGAACAGTTTCTATTCCCTTAAGCCGAGGTGCCACGAATAGCGAAAGGACAGAATACCAAGGGAGAAGACTTACTTTCTATCTGTGAATGTAGATCATTGACTATCACCTGTAGCTGCCCAATCGTCATATCTCTCAGATCTGTGGGCTTTAAGCTTCTTTTCATCAAGCATTCACTTATATGAGGCATATGTGGCAGCTAAAAAGAACGACAACAACACTTTAGGCCACTGTCATGGCCGGCAACAATGACAAAAAAGAACTTCTGTCAGCATATTTTCTAATGTATTAGCAATAATAGCTGATGATGGTAACCTACTATATATTAAGCACCCTGAGCATTAGTCATTAGGTACTGAATGCATAAAATTTATCAAGTTTAGATACCACATACTGTAATAAGATTTTATAAATACTATACTCTAACAAAGGGGGAAAAACTTTATTTCCCCTGCATGTTCTGAATCAAATATATTAAATAAGTATGCTCCACTTTTAAAACTCATTTTTTACATCTCAGATGGAGTTATAAAGGTAAAGTggccgctgaccattaggtccagtcgtggccaactctaggattgcggcgctcatctcgctttattggccgagggagctggcatacagcttccgagtcatgtggccagcatgactaagccgcttctggcaaaaccagagcagtgcacggaaatgctgtttatcttcccgctggagcggtacctatttatctacttgcactttgatgtgcttttgaactgctaggttggcaggagcagggaccgagcaacaggagctcaccccgtcgcggggatttgaaccgctgaccttctgatcggcaagtccttggctctgtggttcaacccacagcaccacctgcgtcccttccagATGGAGCTATAGGCTCCCCCAAATTCCAAAAAGCTTTATTGCAATTGGAGCAACTTCCATGGCTAGAAACAACTGGCAGGCATTGATCTTCTATAAGATACTTACAAGGTCAGCTACGGGAGATTTTTTCCTGTTTTGCTTTTCCACCTCTACTTGCATTTTGGCCATTGGTTTTGCCATTGCTAAGGCCATTTTGGCTTCAGCTTGAAGTTTCTTTTGCCTTGAGAGAAAATCCATGTCATCTAGGGATTCAGATTCCTCTTCAGTAGTGTCTCTGTCAGAATAGGAAGAGCTCTGCTTGCTCTAGAAAAATAGACacaacacatatatatatacaatcaAGCTTGTCTAATTCAGCGGCTAGCAATTTAATCAAtgaattaaaacaataaacattagCTCTAGCCTTAATGTGAATGGCATGAATCAGAAGTAAACCAGCCCTCTGCCAGAATTGTGTTTAGATCCTAGGGTTAAACCtttggcacccctgctttaaaggacACCAGATGTCTGAGCTGGGAAAGAATTATGCCTGAGACATTAGAGAACTGCTACAAGTCTAAGCAGATGGTATAGATCTAAAAGGATCCCTGTGTTGCCACACAAAATACCTCTTTATATCATCATACTGCGACTGACACCACTCTTCACCTGCTGATGGCAGGTGCAGTTCAACCatacctggagggcactaggtaaGCTATCCCTGGTCTAAAAACTATACCCACTTGCCTAATTGACTGGCCAGTGCTAAAAGCAGCCACTTGCCCCATaatattttagggttgccattttgaagagcaaaaaagaggacacttttgcctacttttaactatggattgctatgacagctctacccatgaaaaagaggatgtgtcctggaaaaagaggacatatggcaaccaatGTTCTTAGGGCACACAACCCAGTCACATCAGTTATCCATAAAATGGTGGcgctatttatatattttatttctttcttagTACTGTTTTGGCTGCCAATATTACGTTGCGTCAGTTTGTTTCTTTGAAGTGTATAATATTGTTTTGACAGTTGTAGCATttcgttctttttctttttatgttttaaaattaataaaggttaactttttaaaaaagaaaacctggaATTTGGTGCACATTTCCTGACATTTTTCAAGGGATCAAGACCTTCTGTAAGACTGAAACTCACCATGGGAGACAAAGGTGTATCCAAACTTGTTTCGGTCTTGCTGTCGTCAGCATCGCTATCTTTGTCACTTCCGCTGTCATTTACAAAACAAATCTGTAAATTCATCCCACTTTGTAACCTTGAacagagaaaaaaagagggagagggaaagagagattgGATTATCACTCCCTGCAACAACACAAAATGTACTTTggctcttggtttcttattcttctagaaacttttgccatttctgcatactccatcaatGTTAAGTGCCAGTCATCCTTCGTTGGaattgtttcttctttctgtctcTGGGCATAAATCATTCTGGCAGCTGTAGCAGTgtacataaataatttttttttgctctttggGTACCTTTCCACCAATtatacctaaaagaaaagcttctggttttcgtaacaaaagttatcttcaacatttttttcaacttatTATAAATCACTTCCCAAAAAGCTTCTGCCACCTTACATGACTACTACATATGGAAAAAGGTACCCTccttctttttacatttccaacaggtaTCTGATTCTGACTTATACATTTACTGGGAGTTTGGTATCATCCCCTATGTTTCCTTTTCTCTGCTGGTCTCTAGAAACCAGTTTACATGCTTGAGTAACTTGTTTACCATTGCTTGAGCTTTATTTAAAGTACAGTTGTACaggctaaaaagaaaaaagttgggTTATGTATGAGAGTTTATCATTACGACATATTGAGATGATCCAAATTTAGCAAAGTTTAGCAAATACATTTCCAAGTTGTAACTGTGCTAGATTCGAAAGCGAGGGGGGAAAAGAGCAAGCATTCTGAGAaacgtaatttatttatttttttaaaaagttacacaTGTAAATAATAGAGATTCTCATTCTGAAAACAGTTAACATGTCTgaataataaaatacaacattgcaTTTAGAACTCACTTATCCCAATTTGTTTTTACTGTTGGATTTACAGTTGACCACAAAAGACGAGTACAGATTTGTATTTCTACCTGATGGGGTAGATAGGCTTCAGACTTGCTACTTctactttatatatttttttactagATCCCCAAGAACTAGATCACCCAGAGTCAGGAGCAAAATGCAGTTAGAATGAAAGGGCAGGGGGCAACTGAGCCCATGATGtgtaccagaactgaactgacTCACAGTGTTTTTCGTATAAAAATCCACTCCTAGTTAGCTTTCTCCATTTCAGCAGCCTGATTTAGGTGGGAAAAGCCATTTTATTGTTCCCATTGCTAAACAACTCAGTTGTAAACCCTTGCCAAACTATTGCAAGCCACCCAGGGATCTTGACCTACCTTCTGCCTAATGCTGTTTTACATTATTTTAGAGAAATGCAATCAGCTGCCGTTGCCTGTGTCCAAAACAGTAATTTTCCCTTCACCTGATTAGCTCTGAGTGCTCTTGTGCAGAATGGCTGCAATCAAATTCAAAAGGGCGTTCTTCACACCCAGAGAACTTACCGTTTTTTTGTACACTGTTGAGAAAAAATATATCACACAATCTCTTGTGCATGACTGGCCAGGAATGGCCTCcccaattaaaaagaagaagaagctgaagcatttaaaaaccactcAGAAGATCTTTTCTAGAACTCCGTGCCTAATAGCATTATTGGTAATCAATACCTGCTTAAAATGTTGAtctaggcaagcctacccagacttGCCATTATAatgtaaaagataaaggtaaaggtaccctgcccgtacgggccagtcttgacagactctggggttgtgtgcccatctcactcaagaggccgggggccagcgctgtccgcagacacttccgggtcacgtggccagcgtgacaagctgcatctggcaagccagcgcagcacacggaatgccgtttaccttcccgctggtaagcggtccctatttatctacttgcacccgggggtgctttcaaactgctaggttggcaggcgctgggaccgagcaacgggagcgcaccccgccgcggggattcgaaccgccgaccatgcgatcggcaagtcctaggcgctgaggcttttacccacagcgccacctgcgtccctccattATAATGTACAGGtacattattatttgtttttaaaatacattggtTTTTATCTACAGTTTAGCAATTCTATTATGTCTGTTTTAAAAGTCTGTTtctattgcttaaaaaaaaaattgaatattTTATACcaggggtgtccaacttccaagagacggCGATCTAttcccactataaataaactggcagtgatctacccattggattgaccaaaggtGTTGAGCTTCTTtcgtgtgtggtttttttttggggggggggatgtgtctaAGATCAaccactcctgccaacctagcagttccaaagaacatcaaagtgcaagtagataaataggtaccgctccggcgggaaggtaaacagtgtttccgtgtgctgctctggtttgccagaagcagcttagtcatgctggccacatgacccggaagctgcacgccgggctccctcggccaataaagcaagatgagtgccgcaaccccagagtcggccacgactggaccgaatggtcaagggtccctttaccttttaagatcaACCAGGGACACCCCGCAATTGACCAGTAGGTTGCGATCAACCTGTTTGACAGCCCTGCTTTATACCATTTTACATAAACGACTCAGATTATTTATTAAGCAGAATATAAGTcttgataaacaaacaaacaaacaaacaaacaaacaaacatacatactgtacatacatatCATCTGTAAAGTTGgatctaaataaatgaataaaatcagaatacCTGGAAAATCAGTTCTATACAAATATGCCACCTAGCTTCAACACGTATTCATTTAGAAGACACCGGCCTTCTGGCACATAAGGAAGGCTTCTGTGGAGCAACTTCTGCTCCTTGGATTTGAA comes from the Podarcis muralis chromosome 6, rPodMur119.hap1.1, whole genome shotgun sequence genome and includes:
- the SCHIP1 gene encoding schwannomin-interacting protein 1 isoform X6, translated to MVHQENCSYQAQKNERESIRQKLALGSFFDDGPGIYTSCSKSGKPSLSSRLQSGMNLQICFVNDSGSDKDSDADDSKTETSLDTPLSPMSKQSSSYSDRDTTEEESESLDDMDFLSRQKKLQAEAKMALAMAKPMAKMQVEVEKQNRKKSPVADLLPHMPHISECLMKRSLKPTDLRDMTIGQLQVIVNDLHSQIESLNEELVQLLLIRDELHTEQDAMLVDIEDLTSAAPYQYHGNLAPLLPTRHAESQQKHMAEKMPAK
- the SCHIP1 gene encoding schwannomin-interacting protein 1 isoform X5, which produces MSQCGFAPVRRAQKNERESIRQKLALGSFFDDGPGIYTSCSKSGKPSLSSRLQSGMNLQICFVNDSGSDKDSDADDSKTETSLDTPLSPMSKQSSSYSDRDTTEEESESLDDMDFLSRQKKLQAEAKMALAMAKPMAKMQVEVEKQNRKKSPVADLLPHMPHISECLMKRSLKPTDLRDMTIGQLQVIVNDLHSQIESLNEELVQLLLIRDELHTEQDAMLVDIEDLTSAAPYQYHGNLAPLLPTRHAESQQKHMAEKMPAK
- the SCHIP1 gene encoding schwannomin-interacting protein 1 isoform X4, which codes for MHLDSNGMDDIITEVSTLDVEGNYKKAQKNERESIRQKLALGSFFDDGPGIYTSCSKSGKPSLSSRLQSGMNLQICFVNDSGSDKDSDADDSKTETSLDTPLSPMSKQSSSYSDRDTTEEESESLDDMDFLSRQKKLQAEAKMALAMAKPMAKMQVEVEKQNRKKSPVADLLPHMPHISECLMKRSLKPTDLRDMTIGQLQVIVNDLHSQIESLNEELVQLLLIRDELHTEQDAMLVDIEDLTSAAPYQYHGNLAPLLPTRHAESQQKHMAEKMPAK
- the SCHIP1 gene encoding schwannomin-interacting protein 1 isoform X7, which codes for MHLDSNGMDDIITEVSTLDVEGNYKKAQKNERESIRQKLALGSFFDDGPGIYTSCSKSGKPSLSSRLQSGMNLQICFVNDSGSDKDSDADDSKTETSLDTPLSPMSKQSSSYSDRDTTEEESESLDDMDFLSRQKKLQAEAKMALAMAKPMAKMQVEVEKQNRKKSPVADLLPHMPHISECLMKRSLKPTDLRDMTIGQLQVIVNDLHSQIESLNEELVQLLLIRDELHTEQDAMLVDIEDLTRHAESQQKHMAEKMPAK